The genomic window TGTAGTTGATCAAACTTTTGATCCCTCATTGCATGAAGCTGTGATGAGAGAGCCAAGTGAGGAAAAAGCAGAAGATATTGTCCTAGAAGAATTACAAAGGGGTTATCACTTGAATGGACGTGTTTTGAGGCATGCTTTAGTCAAAGTTTCTATGGGACCAGGACCGAAAGCTGCTAATGAAGAGATTTCTGATCAGAGTTCTTCTAATCAAGAACAAAATGAACCTTCGGAGAATTTAATTAACGATGAGAATTAAATATTTGGTGATCGAAATGGAATTGAATTTGTTTAAATAGACAAATGGCTGATTTTTACGAACTTTTGGGCGTCAGTAGAGATGCTGATTCTGACACTTTAAAAAGAGCTTATAGGCAGCAAGCTCGAAAATATCATCCTGATGTTAATAAGGAAGCAGGAGCTGAAGAAAAGTTTAAAGAAATAGGTAAGGCATATGAAGTTTTAAGTGATTCTCAAAAGCGAGCTCGTTATGACCAATTTGGAGAAGCCGGATTAGGTGGAGCAGCTGGTATGCCAGATATGGGAGATATGGGCGGCTTCGCAGATTTATTTGAGACCTTTTTTAATGGATTTGGTGGCTCTGGTTCGCCAGGAGGTGGTGGACGCCCTCAAAGACGTGGACCTCAGCAAGGAGATGATTTACGTTACGATCTCACAATTGATTTTGATAAAGCTATATTTGGACAAGAAAAAGAAATCAAAGTTCCTCATCTAGAAACTTGTGATGTTTGCAGAGGAACTGGAGCTAAGCAAGGTACTGGACCAGTGACTTGTCCCACATGTAGTGGGGCTGGTCAAGTAAGAAGAGCTACTCGTACTCCTTTTGGAAGCTTTACCCAAGTAGCTGAATGTCCAACTTGTGGTGGAACTGGACAAATAATTAAGGATCCTTGTAATTCTTGTGGTGGGAAAGGTGTTAAACAAGTAAGAAAACAGTTAAGAATTAATATCCCTGCTGGAGTTGATAGTGGAACCCGCTTAAGAGTTTCTGGAGAGGGTAACGCTGGATTGAAAGGAGGTCCATCTGGGGATTTATATGTATTTTTAAAAGTTAAAAACCATCCAAACCTTAAAAGAGATGGATTGACTATTTTATCTGAAGTAAATATAAGTTATCTTCAGGCGATTTTAGGTGATACGATTGAAATAGAAACAGTAGATGGTCCTACTAAGTTACAAATTCCAGTAGGAACACAACCTAATTCTATTTTAAATTTAGAAAACAAAGGTGTACCAAAACTTGGTAATCCCGTCGCGAGAGGTAATCATCAAGTTTCTGTAAAGATTAAATTACCTACAAAACTGTCAGACTCTGAAAGAAATTTATTAGAAGAATTAGCAGGACATTATTCTGCACGTGGACCTCAACATCATTATCATAAAAGTGGGTTATTTGGTAAGTTATTTGGAAAAAATTAGTGAAAAAAAAAATAATAATTGATCATTATTTAGATTTACGTGGTCTTGTTTGTCCAATCAATTTTGTCAAATGCTGTTTAGCTTTAGAAACTTTATCTTTAAACCAAGTTTTAAAAGTGGATTTGGATTTAGGCGAAGCTGAAATAAGTGTTATTGAGGGCTTGAAAGAGAAAGGTTATAAAGTTGATATTCTAAAAAAGGATTCACAGATGGTTTCTTTAATGATAACTAGTGAATAAAAATAACTCTAATAAGTTGTTCGGAATTGTCATTGCACTTAAGGCAAATTTTTTAATTGTAGAAATTGATTCTAAAGATGTTAAACAAGATCCTATTGATGAGTTTGTGCAAAAAATTAGATTATTATGTACTAGGAGAAGTAAATTAGA from Prochlorococcus marinus XMU1408 includes these protein-coding regions:
- the dnaJ gene encoding molecular chaperone DnaJ, whose amino-acid sequence is MADFYELLGVSRDADSDTLKRAYRQQARKYHPDVNKEAGAEEKFKEIGKAYEVLSDSQKRARYDQFGEAGLGGAAGMPDMGDMGGFADLFETFFNGFGGSGSPGGGGRPQRRGPQQGDDLRYDLTIDFDKAIFGQEKEIKVPHLETCDVCRGTGAKQGTGPVTCPTCSGAGQVRRATRTPFGSFTQVAECPTCGGTGQIIKDPCNSCGGKGVKQVRKQLRINIPAGVDSGTRLRVSGEGNAGLKGGPSGDLYVFLKVKNHPNLKRDGLTILSEVNISYLQAILGDTIEIETVDGPTKLQIPVGTQPNSILNLENKGVPKLGNPVARGNHQVSVKIKLPTKLSDSERNLLEELAGHYSARGPQHHYHKSGLFGKLFGKN
- a CDS encoding sulfurtransferase TusA family protein, producing the protein MKKKIIIDHYLDLRGLVCPINFVKCCLALETLSLNQVLKVDLDLGEAEISVIEGLKEKGYKVDILKKDSQMVSLMITSE